The following coding sequences lie in one Pseudomonas svalbardensis genomic window:
- the ftsB gene encoding cell division protein FtsB yields MRSPNWLFLVLLLLLAGLQYRLWVGNGSLAQVAELTQQIADQHAENEGLLERNRVMDAEVSELKKGMETVEERARHELGMVKDGETLYQLAQ; encoded by the coding sequence ATGCGCAGTCCCAATTGGTTGTTCCTCGTTTTGCTCCTGCTGCTGGCTGGCCTGCAATACCGCCTGTGGGTGGGTAATGGCAGTCTGGCGCAAGTGGCCGAACTGACTCAGCAGATCGCAGATCAACACGCTGAGAACGAGGGGCTGCTTGAGCGCAATCGGGTGATGGACGCTGAAGTCAGTGAATTGAAAAAGGGCATGGAGACCGTTGAAGAGCGGGCTCGTCATGAGTTGGGCATGGTCAAGGACGGTGAAACCCTTTACCAGTTGGCTCAATGA
- the ispD gene encoding 2-C-methyl-D-erythritol 4-phosphate cytidylyltransferase → MNPSLPAFWAVIPAAGVGARMAADRPKQYLQLGGRTILEHSLGCFLDHPSLKGLVVSLAIDDPYWPNLACASDPRIQRVEGGSERSGSVLNALLHLHAQGADDEEWVLVHDAARPNLSRDDLDKLLGELADDPVGGLLAVPARDTLKRVDKQGRVVETVDRSVIWQAYTPQMFRLGALHRALADSLVADAVITDEASAMEWAGLAPRLIEGRSDNLKVTRPEDLEWLRQRWSNRR, encoded by the coding sequence ATGAATCCCTCGTTACCGGCCTTCTGGGCTGTAATTCCTGCCGCGGGCGTCGGTGCCCGTATGGCCGCGGACCGTCCCAAGCAATACTTGCAACTGGGCGGGCGCACTATTCTCGAACACAGCCTCGGCTGTTTCCTTGATCATCCTTCCCTGAAAGGGTTGGTGGTCAGTCTTGCTATTGATGATCCTTACTGGCCGAACCTGGCGTGTGCTAGTGATCCGCGAATTCAGCGGGTTGAAGGCGGCTCCGAGCGCTCCGGGTCGGTGCTCAATGCGTTGCTGCATTTGCATGCGCAAGGCGCTGACGATGAGGAATGGGTGCTGGTTCACGATGCTGCGCGGCCGAATCTGAGCCGTGATGATCTGGACAAGTTGCTGGGTGAACTCGCAGATGATCCGGTCGGTGGACTGCTGGCGGTTCCGGCACGCGATACTCTCAAACGGGTCGACAAACAAGGTCGTGTGGTCGAAACCGTGGATCGCAGTGTGATCTGGCAAGCCTACACGCCGCAGATGTTTCGCCTTGGCGCATTGCATCGGGCGTTGGCCGACAGTCTGGTGGCCGATGCGGTCATCACCGACGAAGCCTCGGCCATGGAGTGGGCAGGCCTGGCGCCACGTTTGATCGAAGGTCGGTCCGACAACCTCAAAGTAACTCGCCCCGAAGACCTTGAGTGGTTGCGCCAGCGCTGGTCTAACCGCCGCTAA
- a CDS encoding LysR substrate-binding domain-containing protein — translation MSENRWEGIDEFVAVAECSQFTAAAERLGVSSSHISRQIVRLEERLQTRLLYRSTRRVTLTEAGQTFLQHCQRLQDGREEALRAVGDLTSEPKGMLRMTCAVAYGERFIVPLVTRFMGLYPQLRIDIELSNRQLDLVHEGLDLAIRLGRLQDSRLVATRLAPRRMYLCASPSYLERYGRPHSLSELSRHNCLIGGSDIWQLEQNGREFSQRVQGNWRCNSGQAVLDAALQGVGLCQLPDYYVLEHLKNGELISLLEAHQPPNTAVWALYPQQRHLSPKVRKLVDYLKEGLAQRPEYAA, via the coding sequence ATGTCCGAAAACCGCTGGGAAGGTATCGACGAGTTCGTCGCCGTGGCCGAGTGCAGCCAGTTCACGGCTGCCGCGGAACGCCTCGGAGTTTCCTCCTCCCACATCAGTCGACAAATAGTACGCCTCGAAGAGCGCCTTCAGACGCGACTGCTTTATCGCAGCACTCGCCGGGTCACGCTGACCGAAGCAGGGCAAACCTTTCTGCAACATTGCCAGCGCTTGCAAGATGGCCGCGAAGAAGCGCTGCGGGCGGTGGGTGACCTGACCAGCGAACCCAAAGGCATGCTGCGCATGACCTGCGCCGTGGCGTACGGCGAGCGATTCATCGTGCCGCTGGTGACGCGATTCATGGGGTTGTATCCGCAACTGCGCATCGACATCGAACTGAGCAACCGCCAACTCGACCTGGTCCATGAAGGCTTGGATCTGGCAATCCGCCTTGGCCGTCTGCAAGACTCACGCCTGGTGGCGACACGTCTGGCGCCACGACGCATGTACCTGTGCGCATCGCCGTCCTATCTGGAACGCTACGGCCGCCCGCATAGCTTGTCGGAACTCAGCCGCCACAACTGCCTCATCGGCGGCTCGGATATCTGGCAACTGGAACAGAACGGGCGGGAATTTTCCCAGCGAGTGCAGGGAAACTGGCGCTGCAATAGTGGGCAAGCAGTTTTGGATGCGGCCTTACAGGGTGTGGGTTTGTGCCAGCTGCCGGACTACTACGTGTTGGAGCATCTGAAAAACGGCGAATTGATTTCGCTGCTGGAAGCCCACCAACCGCCGAACACTGCCGTGTGGGCGCTTTATCCACAGCAACGGCATCTGTCACCCAAGGTGCGCAAGTTGGTGGATTACTTGAAGGAAGGATTGGCGCAAAGGCCAGAGTATGCAGCTTAG
- a CDS encoding S-(hydroxymethyl)glutathione dehydrogenase/class III alcohol dehydrogenase: MIKSRAAVAFEAKKPLEIVEVDVAMPKAGEVLLRVVASGVCHTDAYTLSGADPEGIFPSILGHEGGAVVEAIGEGVTSVAVGDHVIPLYTPECRQCKFCLSGKTNLCQAIRATQGKGLMPDGTSRFSYKGQPIFHYMGTSTFSEYTVLPEISVAKIPKEAPLEKVCLLGCGVTTGIGAVLNTAKVKPGDTVAIFGLGGIGLSAVIGAVKAKAARIIAIDINPAKFEIAKQLGATDCVNPKDFDRPIQEVIVDMTDGGVDFSFECIGNVQLMRAALECCHKGWGESVIIGVAGAGQEIATRPFQLVTGRVWRGSAFGGVRGRTELPSYVEMAETGEIPLDTFITHTMGLEDINKAFDLMHEGKSIRSVIHF; encoded by the coding sequence ATGATCAAGTCGCGCGCTGCCGTTGCCTTCGAGGCCAAGAAACCCCTCGAGATCGTTGAAGTCGATGTCGCCATGCCCAAGGCCGGTGAAGTCCTGCTGCGAGTGGTTGCCTCCGGTGTTTGTCATACCGATGCCTACACGCTGTCGGGCGCGGACCCGGAAGGCATCTTCCCGTCGATCCTCGGTCACGAAGGTGGCGCGGTGGTTGAGGCGATTGGTGAGGGCGTGACCTCCGTCGCAGTTGGCGATCATGTGATCCCGCTGTACACCCCGGAATGCCGCCAGTGCAAATTCTGTCTGTCGGGCAAAACCAACCTGTGTCAGGCGATTCGTGCGACTCAGGGTAAAGGCCTGATGCCGGATGGCACTTCGCGCTTTTCCTACAAGGGCCAACCAATTTTCCACTACATGGGGACGTCGACGTTCTCCGAGTACACCGTGCTGCCGGAAATCTCCGTCGCCAAAATTCCAAAAGAAGCGCCGCTGGAAAAAGTCTGCCTGCTGGGCTGCGGTGTCACCACCGGCATCGGTGCAGTCCTTAATACCGCCAAGGTAAAACCAGGTGATACCGTCGCCATTTTCGGCCTCGGCGGCATCGGTCTGTCGGCGGTGATCGGCGCCGTCAAAGCCAAGGCTGCGCGGATCATCGCCATCGACATCAACCCGGCCAAATTCGAGATCGCCAAGCAGTTGGGCGCAACCGATTGTGTGAACCCGAAAGATTTTGATCGTCCCATCCAGGAAGTCATCGTTGACATGACCGACGGCGGCGTCGACTTTTCCTTCGAATGCATCGGCAACGTGCAATTGATGCGTGCCGCACTTGAATGCTGCCACAAGGGTTGGGGCGAGTCGGTAATCATCGGCGTCGCCGGTGCTGGCCAGGAAATCGCCACGCGTCCATTCCAGTTGGTGACCGGTCGCGTCTGGCGCGGTTCGGCGTTCGGCGGCGTGCGTGGCCGTACCGAGTTGCCAAGCTATGTCGAGATGGCTGAAACCGGCGAAATCCCGCTGGATACGTTCATCACCCACACCATGGGCCTGGAAGATATCAACAAGGCGTTCGACCTGATGCATGAAGGCAAGAGCATCCGTTCCGTCATCCATTTCTGA
- the fghA gene encoding S-formylglutathione hydrolase has protein sequence MSLENISCQKSFGGWHKRYRHRSDVLGCDMVFAVYLPPQAEQGGKLPVLYWLSGLTCTDENFMQKAGAMRLAAELGLIIVAPDTSPRGPDVPGDPDGAWDFGLGAGFYLNATQEPWSRHYRMHDYVVQELPALVEAHFPASDKRGISGHSMGGHGALVCALRNPGRYQSVSAFSPINNPMDCPWGQKAFSRYLGEDRSKWREWDACVLIAEANEKLPLLVDQGDRDDFLATQLKPEALQQAAKLAGHPLTLRLQPGYDHSYFFIASFIDDHLQHHGRALGV, from the coding sequence ATGAGCCTGGAAAATATCTCCTGCCAGAAAAGCTTCGGCGGCTGGCACAAACGCTATCGGCACCGCTCCGATGTGCTCGGCTGCGACATGGTGTTTGCCGTGTACCTGCCGCCGCAAGCGGAGCAGGGCGGCAAGTTGCCGGTGCTGTACTGGTTGTCCGGCCTGACCTGCACCGACGAAAACTTCATGCAAAAGGCCGGCGCCATGCGCTTGGCCGCCGAGCTTGGGCTGATCATCGTTGCACCGGACACCAGCCCTCGCGGTCCCGATGTGCCGGGTGATCCGGATGGCGCCTGGGACTTCGGTCTCGGTGCCGGATTTTATCTGAATGCCACGCAGGAACCCTGGTCCCGGCACTATCGGATGCATGACTATGTCGTGCAGGAATTGCCCGCATTGGTCGAAGCCCATTTCCCGGCGTCGGACAAGCGCGGCATCAGTGGTCACTCCATGGGCGGCCACGGTGCGCTGGTCTGTGCGTTGCGTAATCCGGGGCGTTATCAGTCGGTGTCGGCGTTCTCGCCGATCAACAATCCGATGGACTGTCCTTGGGGGCAGAAGGCCTTTTCCCGCTACCTGGGGGAAGATCGTTCGAAATGGCGCGAGTGGGATGCCTGCGTCCTGATTGCCGAAGCAAACGAGAAGTTGCCGTTGTTGGTCGACCAAGGTGATCGCGACGATTTCCTGGCCACCCAGCTCAAGCCTGAAGCCTTGCAACAGGCCGCCAAACTGGCCGGTCATCCGCTGACGTTGCGCCTGCAACCCGGCTACGACCATAGCTATTTCTTCATCGCCAGTTTTATCGACGACCACTTGCAACATCATGGACGCGCCCTAGGCGTCTAA
- the ispF gene encoding 2-C-methyl-D-erythritol 2,4-cyclodiphosphate synthase: MRIGHGYDVHRFAEGDFITLGGVRIAHGFGLLAHSDGDVLLHALSDALLGAAALGDIGKHFPDTDPTFKGADSRVLLRHVVALIHAKGWKVGNVDNTIVAQAPKMAPHIESMRALIAADLQVELDQVNVKATTTEKLGFVGREEGIAVHSVALLLRA; this comes from the coding sequence ATGCGTATTGGCCACGGCTATGATGTGCATCGTTTCGCTGAAGGCGATTTCATTACTCTGGGCGGCGTGCGCATTGCACACGGCTTCGGGCTGCTCGCTCACTCCGACGGTGACGTCCTGCTGCACGCCTTGAGCGATGCCTTGCTCGGCGCCGCTGCGCTGGGTGATATCGGCAAACATTTTCCGGACACCGACCCGACATTCAAGGGCGCCGACAGCCGGGTGCTGTTGCGTCATGTCGTCGCACTGATCCACGCCAAGGGCTGGAAAGTCGGCAACGTCGATAACACCATCGTCGCCCAGGCGCCGAAAATGGCCCCGCATATCGAATCGATGCGCGCGCTGATTGCCGCGGATCTTCAAGTTGAGTTGGATCAAGTGAACGTGAAAGCTACCACCACCGAAAAGCTCGGCTTTGTCGGTCGCGAAGAAGGCATTGCCGTGCACTCCGTTGCCTTGTTGCTGCGCGCATGA
- the truD gene encoding tRNA pseudouridine(13) synthase TruD — MNELQLLGPRAYGQALGTAVLKATAEDFQVDEVLNIPLSGDGEHLWIWVEKRGLNTEEAARRIAKAAGVPLRTVSYAGLKDRQALTRQWFSVQLPGKADPDLSAAENDTLKILKTGRHKRKLQRGAHSANGFTLRLTQFAGDKAAIEERLQLIAKQGIPNYFGAQRFGFDGGNVVDARAWAARKALPEQRNVRSRLLSTARSFLFNQVLAARVADGSWQRAQVGDLLAFTDSRSFFPAGVAECSDPRLAILDLHPTGPQWGEGDSPATGAVHELEQAIATREADLRDWLINAGMSHERRILRLPIDGLTWHYPEPDILQLEFVLPAGCFATVLVRELVDLVPVGQTDSPCVF; from the coding sequence ATGAACGAACTGCAATTGCTCGGCCCGCGGGCCTATGGCCAAGCCCTCGGCACCGCGGTACTGAAAGCCACGGCGGAAGATTTTCAGGTCGATGAAGTCCTCAATATCCCCCTCAGTGGCGACGGCGAACACTTGTGGATCTGGGTGGAAAAGCGCGGTCTGAATACCGAAGAAGCGGCACGGCGAATCGCCAAGGCGGCGGGCGTGCCATTGCGCACTGTCAGTTATGCGGGGCTCAAGGATCGTCAGGCGCTGACTCGCCAGTGGTTCAGCGTGCAGCTGCCGGGAAAGGCCGACCCTGATCTGTCGGCGGCGGAAAACGATACGCTGAAGATCCTCAAGACCGGCCGGCACAAACGCAAGCTGCAACGCGGTGCTCATTCGGCCAATGGCTTCACGTTGCGACTGACGCAATTCGCTGGCGACAAAGCGGCGATCGAGGAGCGTCTGCAACTGATCGCCAAGCAAGGTATTCCCAATTATTTCGGCGCCCAGCGTTTTGGGTTTGACGGCGGTAACGTGGTCGATGCCCGTGCGTGGGCTGCTCGCAAAGCCTTGCCGGAGCAGCGCAACGTGCGTTCGCGTCTGCTCTCGACGGCGCGCAGTTTTCTGTTTAATCAGGTGTTGGCGGCGCGTGTCGCCGATGGCAGCTGGCAGCGTGCCCAGGTTGGCGATCTGCTGGCCTTCACCGACAGTCGCAGCTTTTTTCCGGCAGGTGTTGCCGAGTGCAGCGACCCGCGTCTGGCAATTCTCGATCTGCACCCGACCGGTCCGCAGTGGGGCGAAGGTGACTCGCCGGCCACTGGCGCTGTCCATGAACTGGAGCAGGCAATCGCCACTCGCGAAGCGGACTTGCGTGATTGGTTGATTAACGCCGGTATGAGCCACGAACGTCGCATCCTGCGGCTGCCCATTGATGGGTTGACGTGGCATTATCCCGAGCCTGACATTCTGCAACTGGAATTCGTCCTCCCGGCCGGATGCTTCGCCACCGTATTGGTGCGCGAGCTCGTTGATCTGGTGCCGGTGGGGCAGACGGACAGCCCATGCGTATTCTGA